A window from Neoarius graeffei isolate fNeoGra1 chromosome 14, fNeoGra1.pri, whole genome shotgun sequence encodes these proteins:
- the cyth1b gene encoding cytohesin-1b isoform X2: MGTVSELCASSFQAFMCPTVCPAAQAVPDDLTPEEKQELENIRRRKQELLEDIQRLKDEIAEVTNEIENLGSTEERKNMQRNKQVAMGRKKFNMDPKKGIQFLIENDLLKNTCEDIAQFLYKGEGLNKTAIGDYLGERDEFNIEVLHAFVELHEFTDLNLVQALRQFLWSFRLPGEAQKIDRMMEAFAQRYCQCNPGVFQSTDTCYVLSFAVIMLNTSLHNPNVKDKPSAERFIAMNRGINDGGDLPEDLLRNLYESIKNEPFKIPEDDGNDLTHTFFNPDREGWLLKLGGGRVKTWKRRWFILTDNCLYYFEYTTDKEPRGIIPLENLSIREVEDSKKPNCFELFIPDNKDQVIKACKTEADGRVVEGNHTFYRISAPTIEEKEEWISSIKAAISRDPFYEMLAARKKKVSSIKRQ, translated from the exons TGCCAGATGACCTGACGCCAGAGGAGAAGCAGGAGTTGGAGAATATACGACGTCGAAAGCAAGAGCTGCTTGAGGACATCCAG CGGCTCAAGGATGAGATAGCAGAGGTGACGAATGAGATCGAGAACCTGGGCTCCACTGAAGAAAG GAAAAACATGCAAAGGAATAAACAAGTGGCCATGGGCCGAAAGAAATTCAACATGGATCCCAAAAAG GGGATCCAGTTCCTCATAGAGAATGACTTGCTGAAGAACACCTGTGAGGATATCGCTCAGTTCCTCTATAAGGGTGAGGGCCTCAACAAAACGGCCATTGGAGATTATCTAGGCGAAAG agatgagttcaatatcgagGTCCTTCATGCTTTTGTGGAgcttcatgaattcacagatctcAACTTGGTCCAGGCACTCag GCAATTCTTGTGGAGTTTCCGGTTACCTGGTGAAGCTCAGAAGATAGACCGCATGATGGAGGCTTTTGCACAGCGTTACTGTCAGTGCAACCCTGGTGTCTTTCAGTCCACAG ATACCTGCTATGTTCTTTCATTTGCTGTCATCATGTTGAACACAAGCTTACACAACCCTAATGTAAAGGACAAGCCTTCAGCTGAGCGCTTCATAGCCATGAACAGAGGCATCAATGATGGGGGAGACCTACCAGAGGACTTGCTCAGG AACCTGTATGAAAGTATCAAAAATGAACCCTTTAAAATCCCAGAGGATGATGGCAACGACCTCACACATACATTTTTTAATCCAGACCGTGAGGGCTGGTTACTGAAATTGGG AGGAGGACGAGTAAAAACATGGAAAAGAAGATGGTTTATCTTGACCGATAACTGCCTTTATTACTTTGAATACACTACT GATAAAGAGCCAAGAGGGATTATTCCCCTGGAAAATCTAAGCATCAGAGAAGTGGAAGATTCAAAGAAACCA AACTGCTTTGAGCTTTTCATCCCAGACAATAAGGATCAAGTGATCAAGGCCTGTAAGACTGAGGCAGATGGTCGGGTGGTGGAGGGAAACCACACATTCTATAGAATTTCAGCCCCAACCATTGAAGAAAAAGAGGAATGGATCAGCAGTATCAA AGCTGCCATCAGCAGGGACCCCTTCTATGAAATGCTCGCAGCCAGGAAGAAGAAGGTGTCCTCTATAAAGAGGCAGTAG
- the cyth1b gene encoding cytohesin-1b isoform X3, translated as MVLKSEDGVVPDDLTPEEKQELENIRRRKQELLEDIQRLKDEIAEVTNEIENLGSTEERKNMQRNKQVAMGRKKFNMDPKKGIQFLIENDLLKNTCEDIAQFLYKGEGLNKTAIGDYLGERDEFNIEVLHAFVELHEFTDLNLVQALRQFLWSFRLPGEAQKIDRMMEAFAQRYCQCNPGVFQSTDTCYVLSFAVIMLNTSLHNPNVKDKPSAERFIAMNRGINDGGDLPEDLLRNLYESIKNEPFKIPEDDGNDLTHTFFNPDREGWLLKLGGGRVKTWKRRWFILTDNCLYYFEYTTDKEPRGIIPLENLSIREVEDSKKPNCFELFIPDNKDQVIKACKTEADGRVVEGNHTFYRISAPTIEEKEEWISSIKAAISRDPFYEMLAARKKKVSSIKRQ; from the exons TGCCAGATGACCTGACGCCAGAGGAGAAGCAGGAGTTGGAGAATATACGACGTCGAAAGCAAGAGCTGCTTGAGGACATCCAG CGGCTCAAGGATGAGATAGCAGAGGTGACGAATGAGATCGAGAACCTGGGCTCCACTGAAGAAAG GAAAAACATGCAAAGGAATAAACAAGTGGCCATGGGCCGAAAGAAATTCAACATGGATCCCAAAAAG GGGATCCAGTTCCTCATAGAGAATGACTTGCTGAAGAACACCTGTGAGGATATCGCTCAGTTCCTCTATAAGGGTGAGGGCCTCAACAAAACGGCCATTGGAGATTATCTAGGCGAAAG agatgagttcaatatcgagGTCCTTCATGCTTTTGTGGAgcttcatgaattcacagatctcAACTTGGTCCAGGCACTCag GCAATTCTTGTGGAGTTTCCGGTTACCTGGTGAAGCTCAGAAGATAGACCGCATGATGGAGGCTTTTGCACAGCGTTACTGTCAGTGCAACCCTGGTGTCTTTCAGTCCACAG ATACCTGCTATGTTCTTTCATTTGCTGTCATCATGTTGAACACAAGCTTACACAACCCTAATGTAAAGGACAAGCCTTCAGCTGAGCGCTTCATAGCCATGAACAGAGGCATCAATGATGGGGGAGACCTACCAGAGGACTTGCTCAGG AACCTGTATGAAAGTATCAAAAATGAACCCTTTAAAATCCCAGAGGATGATGGCAACGACCTCACACATACATTTTTTAATCCAGACCGTGAGGGCTGGTTACTGAAATTGGG AGGAGGACGAGTAAAAACATGGAAAAGAAGATGGTTTATCTTGACCGATAACTGCCTTTATTACTTTGAATACACTACT GATAAAGAGCCAAGAGGGATTATTCCCCTGGAAAATCTAAGCATCAGAGAAGTGGAAGATTCAAAGAAACCA AACTGCTTTGAGCTTTTCATCCCAGACAATAAGGATCAAGTGATCAAGGCCTGTAAGACTGAGGCAGATGGTCGGGTGGTGGAGGGAAACCACACATTCTATAGAATTTCAGCCCCAACCATTGAAGAAAAAGAGGAATGGATCAGCAGTATCAA AGCTGCCATCAGCAGGGACCCCTTCTATGAAATGCTCGCAGCCAGGAAGAAGAAGGTGTCCTCTATAAAGAGGCAGTAG
- the cyth1b gene encoding cytohesin-1b isoform X4, with the protein MDTDIYVPDDLTPEEKQELENIRRRKQELLEDIQRLKDEIAEVTNEIENLGSTEERKNMQRNKQVAMGRKKFNMDPKKGIQFLIENDLLKNTCEDIAQFLYKGEGLNKTAIGDYLGERDEFNIEVLHAFVELHEFTDLNLVQALRQFLWSFRLPGEAQKIDRMMEAFAQRYCQCNPGVFQSTDTCYVLSFAVIMLNTSLHNPNVKDKPSAERFIAMNRGINDGGDLPEDLLRNLYESIKNEPFKIPEDDGNDLTHTFFNPDREGWLLKLGGGRVKTWKRRWFILTDNCLYYFEYTTDKEPRGIIPLENLSIREVEDSKKPNCFELFIPDNKDQVIKACKTEADGRVVEGNHTFYRISAPTIEEKEEWISSIKAAISRDPFYEMLAARKKKVSSIKRQ; encoded by the exons TGCCAGATGACCTGACGCCAGAGGAGAAGCAGGAGTTGGAGAATATACGACGTCGAAAGCAAGAGCTGCTTGAGGACATCCAG CGGCTCAAGGATGAGATAGCAGAGGTGACGAATGAGATCGAGAACCTGGGCTCCACTGAAGAAAG GAAAAACATGCAAAGGAATAAACAAGTGGCCATGGGCCGAAAGAAATTCAACATGGATCCCAAAAAG GGGATCCAGTTCCTCATAGAGAATGACTTGCTGAAGAACACCTGTGAGGATATCGCTCAGTTCCTCTATAAGGGTGAGGGCCTCAACAAAACGGCCATTGGAGATTATCTAGGCGAAAG agatgagttcaatatcgagGTCCTTCATGCTTTTGTGGAgcttcatgaattcacagatctcAACTTGGTCCAGGCACTCag GCAATTCTTGTGGAGTTTCCGGTTACCTGGTGAAGCTCAGAAGATAGACCGCATGATGGAGGCTTTTGCACAGCGTTACTGTCAGTGCAACCCTGGTGTCTTTCAGTCCACAG ATACCTGCTATGTTCTTTCATTTGCTGTCATCATGTTGAACACAAGCTTACACAACCCTAATGTAAAGGACAAGCCTTCAGCTGAGCGCTTCATAGCCATGAACAGAGGCATCAATGATGGGGGAGACCTACCAGAGGACTTGCTCAGG AACCTGTATGAAAGTATCAAAAATGAACCCTTTAAAATCCCAGAGGATGATGGCAACGACCTCACACATACATTTTTTAATCCAGACCGTGAGGGCTGGTTACTGAAATTGGG AGGAGGACGAGTAAAAACATGGAAAAGAAGATGGTTTATCTTGACCGATAACTGCCTTTATTACTTTGAATACACTACT GATAAAGAGCCAAGAGGGATTATTCCCCTGGAAAATCTAAGCATCAGAGAAGTGGAAGATTCAAAGAAACCA AACTGCTTTGAGCTTTTCATCCCAGACAATAAGGATCAAGTGATCAAGGCCTGTAAGACTGAGGCAGATGGTCGGGTGGTGGAGGGAAACCACACATTCTATAGAATTTCAGCCCCAACCATTGAAGAAAAAGAGGAATGGATCAGCAGTATCAA AGCTGCCATCAGCAGGGACCCCTTCTATGAAATGCTCGCAGCCAGGAAGAAGAAGGTGTCCTCTATAAAGAGGCAGTAG
- the cyth1b gene encoding cytohesin-1b isoform X1, whose amino-acid sequence MDTDIYELHCLAGVMPGHARLQQGVIPARGHHASVAVPDDLTPEEKQELENIRRRKQELLEDIQRLKDEIAEVTNEIENLGSTEERKNMQRNKQVAMGRKKFNMDPKKGIQFLIENDLLKNTCEDIAQFLYKGEGLNKTAIGDYLGERDEFNIEVLHAFVELHEFTDLNLVQALRQFLWSFRLPGEAQKIDRMMEAFAQRYCQCNPGVFQSTDTCYVLSFAVIMLNTSLHNPNVKDKPSAERFIAMNRGINDGGDLPEDLLRNLYESIKNEPFKIPEDDGNDLTHTFFNPDREGWLLKLGGGRVKTWKRRWFILTDNCLYYFEYTTDKEPRGIIPLENLSIREVEDSKKPNCFELFIPDNKDQVIKACKTEADGRVVEGNHTFYRISAPTIEEKEEWISSIKAAISRDPFYEMLAARKKKVSSIKRQ is encoded by the exons TGCCAGATGACCTGACGCCAGAGGAGAAGCAGGAGTTGGAGAATATACGACGTCGAAAGCAAGAGCTGCTTGAGGACATCCAG CGGCTCAAGGATGAGATAGCAGAGGTGACGAATGAGATCGAGAACCTGGGCTCCACTGAAGAAAG GAAAAACATGCAAAGGAATAAACAAGTGGCCATGGGCCGAAAGAAATTCAACATGGATCCCAAAAAG GGGATCCAGTTCCTCATAGAGAATGACTTGCTGAAGAACACCTGTGAGGATATCGCTCAGTTCCTCTATAAGGGTGAGGGCCTCAACAAAACGGCCATTGGAGATTATCTAGGCGAAAG agatgagttcaatatcgagGTCCTTCATGCTTTTGTGGAgcttcatgaattcacagatctcAACTTGGTCCAGGCACTCag GCAATTCTTGTGGAGTTTCCGGTTACCTGGTGAAGCTCAGAAGATAGACCGCATGATGGAGGCTTTTGCACAGCGTTACTGTCAGTGCAACCCTGGTGTCTTTCAGTCCACAG ATACCTGCTATGTTCTTTCATTTGCTGTCATCATGTTGAACACAAGCTTACACAACCCTAATGTAAAGGACAAGCCTTCAGCTGAGCGCTTCATAGCCATGAACAGAGGCATCAATGATGGGGGAGACCTACCAGAGGACTTGCTCAGG AACCTGTATGAAAGTATCAAAAATGAACCCTTTAAAATCCCAGAGGATGATGGCAACGACCTCACACATACATTTTTTAATCCAGACCGTGAGGGCTGGTTACTGAAATTGGG AGGAGGACGAGTAAAAACATGGAAAAGAAGATGGTTTATCTTGACCGATAACTGCCTTTATTACTTTGAATACACTACT GATAAAGAGCCAAGAGGGATTATTCCCCTGGAAAATCTAAGCATCAGAGAAGTGGAAGATTCAAAGAAACCA AACTGCTTTGAGCTTTTCATCCCAGACAATAAGGATCAAGTGATCAAGGCCTGTAAGACTGAGGCAGATGGTCGGGTGGTGGAGGGAAACCACACATTCTATAGAATTTCAGCCCCAACCATTGAAGAAAAAGAGGAATGGATCAGCAGTATCAA AGCTGCCATCAGCAGGGACCCCTTCTATGAAATGCTCGCAGCCAGGAAGAAGAAGGTGTCCTCTATAAAGAGGCAGTAG